GAGGTCGTCGGGGCGGCTGCCGAGCGGAACACCAGCGATTCCTTTCCTCGCCAGCGGGAGAAGGTGGGATGAGGGCAAGCGCGGCGAAGCCCTTCACTCCGGGGGCAGCGCGTAGCGCCAGGTCTCGCTCACCACGCCGGCCCCGCGCTGCAGCACGGCGCGCAGTTCCACCGCTGCCGCCTTGTCGGTGCGCCGCACTTTCACCGTCAGGCGCCAGCCGCCCAGCACCGGGTGCGGATAGACGTTGGCTTCGAGCAGCTCGGCCGGACCGGTGACGCCGACCTTTGCCTGCACCGGCGCGCCGCCATCCACGCGGCCTGCGAAGTCGACGACGAAGTGAATCTCATGGGGCGCCGGACCGGTCGGCCCGTGACCGCGCCGCGACTGCGCCACCCGCGCCAAGGACGGCTGCGGCGGCACGTCGCGGCCCCAATGCAGCCGCCAGGCGATGTCGTACGGCTCGCCCGGCCGCGGCGTGCGTTCGCCGACCCAGTACGCGACCGCGTTGTCGACGAACTCGAAGGCGGCGTTGAACTGCATCAGCTCGATGCGTCCGGCGCCCCAGTCGCCAAGCGGCTCGACCCACACGCTGGGGCGCTGCTCATAGCGCGCTTCGGTGTCTTCGTAGCTGGCGAACGAGCGATCGCGCTGCAGCAGGCCGAAGCCCGACAGTCGTTCGTAGGCGAGCCGCCGCGTGAACGGCGCCGGCGGATTGACCAGCGGGTGCCACGACCAGTCGCCGTCGCCCGCGACCAGCAGACCGTCCGAATCGTGGACTTCGGGACGGAAGCCGTCGTGTCGCGGCTGGTTCTCGCCCGACAGGTACATGCTGGTGAGCGGCGCGATGCCGAGCGTCGCCACGGGCTGGCGCAGGAACAGCCGCGCCTGCACGTCGACAGTGGTCTCGTGCGCGCCGGGCCGCACGACGAAGCGGTAGGCGCCGGCCACACGCGGGCTGTTGAGCAGCGCGTACAGCGTGAGCGTGGCGGCGGTGGGCGAAGGACGCACCAGCCAGAACGCCTCGAAGATCGGGAACTCCTCGGTGCCGGGCCCGGACGTGTCGACGGCGATGCCGCGCGCCGACATGCCGAAGAACCGGCCGGCCACCGGCACGCGGAAGTAGCTGGCGCCTAGGAACACGATGAGCTCGTTGCCCGGAGGAGGCCGTGCCTGCACGTGGTGCACGCGAAAACCGGCGACCTCGGCCGCGTCCGGCAGCGCGCCACCCAATGCGCGGCCGTAGTCGAAGACGTCGCGCGACACCCGCCATGCACGCTCCGCGCCGTCGACCACCTCGAACAGGCGCACCGGATTCGGATGGCCGCCGCCCACGTGGAAGAGCTGCACCTCGAACGGGAGGCCCTGCGCGCGCCAGAGCGCCTGCGACGGCCGGTGACGGATGTCGCGCCAGGCGTCGTAGCCCATGTCGCGCAGTCGTGCGTCGGAGGTCAGCGCCGGCCCCGCGAAGGGGCGCGACGCGACGTCGCGTGCGCGGGCGGCGACATCCTCGAAGCCGAACGCCAGCGCGGCGCTCGCGGCCAGCGCCAGCAGCGCTGCCGTCGCCATCGACGGCAGCCACGTCGCGTCGACCTTCATGCCCGCCGGATCAGCTCCATGCGCTGAACCGGCAAGCGGCGATCCCGCGATCGCCCGGCGCCAGCGCCTTTACAGGTCGTGGTTGCAGTGCCCCGCCCCGGCGCCCGCCGGGCTGCGCGCGACCTCGCTGGCGGAAGGCACGCCGTCGTCCGGCGTGGTGGCGGTCTGCTCGACCACACGCACCGGCGTGGCCGCCGTGGGCTCGGCGCCCGCGACCGCGGTCGTTGCCGACGGGAAGAACAGCGCCGCGACGACGACCAGCGCCACGAGCGCCGCAGCAATCGCGCCGACCAGGCGCGGGCGCGACAGCGGGGCCCCGCTGTTCGTCGGCGGCAGCAGCTCGTGCGCGGCCCGCTGCCGCTCGCGATCGGGTTCATGGATGCGCAGGCACATGGTGCAACTCCTTCGGCATGGCGGCGCGACGCGGCGATGCGCGTCTGTCTCTCCAGTATGGTCGGCCGGCTGCGGCGCGCCAGTCGAAAATCGTTACCGACGCCTACACCAGCCGCCGGTACAGCGCCTCGTACCGATCCACCATCGTGTCCACGGTGAAGTGCGTCTCGACGTGCCGCCGGCAGGCCGCCCGATCGATCCGGTGGGTCGCCTTCACGGCCTCGACGAGCGCCTCGTGGCTGTCGGCCAGGAAGCCCGTCTCGCCGTCGACGATCACCTCGGGCGCCGCGCCTTTGGGCCGCGCCACCACCGGCGTTCCGCAGGCCATGGCTTCGATCATCACGAGCCCGAAGGGCTCGGGCCAGTCGATCGGGAACAGCAGCGCGCGTGCGTGGCGCATCAGCTCCAGCTTCTCGTCTTCGCTCACCTCGCCGGCGTAGCGCACCAGCGGATGCGCCAGCCGCGGCTCGACTTCGCGCTCGAAGAAGCCGCGGTCGATGGGGTCGATGCGGCCCGCCAGGGT
The Piscinibacter sp. XHJ-5 DNA segment above includes these coding regions:
- a CDS encoding glucan biosynthesis protein G, producing MKVDATWLPSMATAALLALAASAALAFGFEDVAARARDVASRPFAGPALTSDARLRDMGYDAWRDIRHRPSQALWRAQGLPFEVQLFHVGGGHPNPVRLFEVVDGAERAWRVSRDVFDYGRALGGALPDAAEVAGFRVHHVQARPPPGNELIVFLGASYFRVPVAGRFFGMSARGIAVDTSGPGTEEFPIFEAFWLVRPSPTAATLTLYALLNSPRVAGAYRFVVRPGAHETTVDVQARLFLRQPVATLGIAPLTSMYLSGENQPRHDGFRPEVHDSDGLLVAGDGDWSWHPLVNPPAPFTRRLAYERLSGFGLLQRDRSFASYEDTEARYEQRPSVWVEPLGDWGAGRIELMQFNAAFEFVDNAVAYWVGERTPRPGEPYDIAWRLHWGRDVPPQPSLARVAQSRRGHGPTGPAPHEIHFVVDFAGRVDGGAPVQAKVGVTGPAELLEANVYPHPVLGGWRLTVKVRRTDKAAAVELRAVLQRGAGVVSETWRYALPPE